Genomic window (Daucus carota subsp. sativus chromosome 5, DH1 v3.0, whole genome shotgun sequence):
TGTTATACTTGGtgctaaatatagaaccaagtatagatggtgctataattgccacataaGCATGCAAGTGACAAATTGCATTTGTAAAGTAATTAtgacaaatatagttatgtaCTTTAAGATTATGTAATGAGAATATAACTTTATTTGGATATGTTTGGTTCTGTTTTACATTTATCATTGGAACATAAAttctattttagcaccaaaaatcattttaatttcaaattataacaataactACATCTATTTTAACATCACCATTGGATTTGCTCTGAGGAGTAATTTCTCTTGGTTTGTTTAAGAGTAATTTCTCTGTGAAGACCACAAaatcttggagtattggagtccaaGATGTTTACCGTCAATTTGATTGTCATCCAATTGTAAGCACATtttgcaagtttttttttttaactttttacactTGCATACTATACAATCTTATATACGTATTAATTGTTGACATTTACATTTACATACTACACAATTCACCAGGGACAAACTCATGAATTGTCAAATTGAAAAACAAAGGgcgagctaaacaaataatcATTTTATCTTTAGATCACTTCACACATGAAATATTTATATCCTTTGatttaaaaagtattacaatgatatctcgagcaatccagcctacatcaattatgaaactaatacctttaaatcatttaaaaagGGACAAAATGGGTGagatatattcaaatttcatcACCGCTTTTAACTATTAATATCTTATCCACtttgactctgttttacatAATGCAAGAGTCTGTAATTAACTAtataacattttacttaattttactTAACAAATATAAGAAAATCATAAGTAGAAATTCAAATGTCTCATTTATcagagatataaaaaaaatgtgttgATAGCATTGAGAAAAATCAATTGTACGAAAATATcatcaattattaaattatataaatataacaattaaaacattagaatttatttaaaattatcatattttgCAGGGATTTCAAGCTAGTTATATTCAACAAAGTAGatgcaaaaattaattttgtttgagaTGATGCACGGTGACTCGGTGAGTCGGTGACCGTAGGTATATCCAACTTTTTTTACCGgaccaaattttaaaattttccggACCCGGAGTTTGAGAACCGAGCCAGCAGAGGTTTTAAACTTTAAACCCAAATAATAAAATCTAGGGTTTTATTTTCATTCTCATCCTCCGCCTCTACAAAAACTCACTCacctctgcacacacacagagaCCCAGAATGGCTAACAACACCCAAATCACATCATCACTCCCCACGCAAACCCTAATCAAACAATTAGCCTCTTGCAACAAATCGACCCGAGACAAAGCTCTCAAGCTCCTCAAACTCTATCTTCAATCTCAGCAACAAGTCTCTCATGAAGAGCTGAAGAAGATTTGGAAAGGTCTGTTCTTTTGTGTTTGGCATGCTGATAAATCCCCGGTACAATCTGATCTCATCAATTCTTTGTCTAGTTTGCTTTATAAGATGCCCTTGTTGTTATCTCTTGAGTATCTATCTGTTTTCTTGATTACGATGCGGCGTGAATGGACCAGGATTGATGGGCATAGGCTAGATAAGTTTTATTTGCTGATTAGGAGGTTTGTGAATGCGTGTTTTGTGGCGTTGAAGAGGAATAATTGGGATTTGGGGGTTGTTAGGAGTTTTGTTGAGGTTTTGGAAAAGCGGGTTTTTTTCGCGGAGGATAAGTGTTTAGGGAATGGGGTGAATTATCATGTTGCGTCGGTGTTTCTTGATGAGTTTAAGGGGTTTGTTCCGGTGGGGAAGGAGGTGAGTTGGGCTTTGTTTGGGGTTTTGTTTGATGTCATGGGGAAGTGTCAAGATAAGGTTTTGATTGGGAAGATAAAGACTAATGTGTTTGAGGTTTTGGTTAACAAGGGGAGGGAGTTGTTGGAAAGGAAGAAGTTGGGGAAGGAGGTGGATGATGAGACGTTAAGGGTTGGGAATTTGGCATTGAGTATGGGTTTTGCTGAGAAGTTTTTTGAGTTGGGGTCAGCGGCGGAGTGTGTTCAGGTGAATAGGAAGGTTTTGTTTGGTTTGCACCAGGAGtttttgaaattggagaagGATTTGGAGGTGTCGGGGGTTGACATTTCAGTACCTGATGTTGGaattgaagatgatgaagaggtCCCGAATCTGATTCCTATTGATTCTGTTGAGAATGGAGTGAAGATGTCCAGTGAGATGGAGATTGGGGCTTCAGTAAGCAAGGcttctaaaaagaaaaagaaagtgaAAAAGGAGATTGATGGAAGaagcaataagaagaagaagaacggTGTTTCCTCTGAGAATGAGGATGAGGATATGGGTATTGCTAATGGCTTTGAGACAAATATGAACAGATCTGTTGCTTGCGGTGAGAATGAGCTAGACATGTCTAGTACCGAACTGATCCCCACTTCAGTTGAGATGGTAAATGGGACTTCTGCAAGCAAGTCttccaaaaagaaaaagaagattaaaAAGGATTCAAATGGAAGCAGTAAAAAGAAGGGTGTTGTTTCCACTGATGAAGATATGATTATTGCCAATGGCTTTGATTCAGTCATTGAAACAGCTAACAATGAGAACCttatagattttaatgaatCTGTTGTCTCAAATCTTCGGATGCAGTTTGAGAAGGTTGCTTCTGAAGTTGGCTTGGATAAAGATGGTTTGAGTTCACTTGATTCTCCTGAAGTTGAAATTGCACCCGTCTCAAAGAAGAGGAAAAGAGCAAGAAGCGCGGAtgggaaaaagaagaaaaaacccGACTTGACCAGTGTGGAGCAGATGGATGCAGGTGCAGAGACTAGTGAGAAGAGTGCAAAGAAAGTTAGGTTTTCTGtcaagaataacatagtgtggAAACCAAACAGCCCGATGCCTCCCCAGGATTTGAGATTACCTCCATCTGCTACCCCTAGAGGCAGTGCCCTTAAGAAGGGTTTATCTCCAGGTCCAATTAGGGAGATGCCTCCTGCTACAAAGAAGCCAATGCTAAAAAAGAGGGGTGCAAAAGGAAAGAGAGTTGTCCGCGTTGCCAGAATGATCCGCAAAATATCTTGAATAACACATTTAAAGGTGGCTTATCCATCTCAAGCATTGATTTCTTTATTTTTCCTTCTAAATTGATGATATTGTGAACCCTACGAGCCTTCTTATAGACTGCTGGTGCTGTGAGCTAGTTTGcactaattttatttgaaatttctttaaaatttatatttgttccTCACAGGAGTTTACAGTTATAGTtacattaaatcattaatattagTTTGATTATAAACGCCACTGTCATGGTTTTTGTAGCTTTCGATTTACACAATTGTTATGCCAATTTGGAAACTATTAGCTACATTGGGTACTGTGCTGATGCTTTCTTATGAATCTTGAAAGAGAATTGTAGAAGGCTTGTGCCTTATTTAGGCTCTACTTATTTGCTATTGAACCAGATTTTGCTGGTGTATGTTGCACTATATGCTATTTGATCCTTACCTATAGTATGGCATTTGAACCAAGTTTTTTGCAGAGGGTAGTAATTCGATAATGGATTTATGCTTGCCAAGAACGATGCTGATGCCAAGTTGGTGGTTATATCACTGTTCGATTTAGGACTCTTTTGATTGTGAGGGCCTAGTGCTGTCATTCGGTATAGTGTAGTAACTAACCGCTTTGCTGACATTTTATAGAGTCCAATTGTTTATGTTCACTACCTAAAATTAGAGCATGAAATATTTGATAGTTCTCTTGTGGAGGTCTTGTGATTCAGGATGTTAACAATTTCTTGTCATTCTTGCCTCTCAAAACCAAGATGAACCTCATTTCAATTTCCCAGTCAGAATCAGTGAGCTAAACACAGTTCTAAATATTAAGATTGAATAATATTATACTGTACAAGCGGTTTAACCATTACCGGGGTCCTCTCCGAGCACCTGTTATTACCAACTTATTAACTGGCTTATGATACATGAATAGATCTGCCATAAAATTCCTTTTAGTGCAAAAGAATATGAACATTGATGATATTGACAAAATTATCAATGAAATAGTTTACAAAATTACAAGACAGCAAATCATGTTTTGAATTTCAAACAGCAAGGCCTCCGGTGCAATGACCCTTAGTTTGCAGGACGAGTGCCGGAAAGTGAATCACTCTGCTGCGGAGACGGAAAAACATCTGATATAGTGTCCCAGTTCTCTTGCTTCCTCCGCCTCCGGCTCAAGAATGTTGGTTTCAACGGCGTTGCAGTCATATCGACTCTGCAAGTCAGCATTGCGACGACTTCTGACATGGGTGGCCGGAGGTCTGCGTGAGGCTGAAGACATAGAAAAGCCACCTGAATTGTTTGCAGCACCTCCCTCTCCAGAAAACCATCTTCTCTCAATCGCGGTTCTACCAGATCCATTACTTTTGACCTCTCAAAGAGTTTCCATGCCTGGCAATGGTAATTTGTTATCAATTTTGCTTATTAGTATGTCACTTAACCGATGGACTATCAATATATTAGAGTCGCTGAGAAGGGGAAAGACATACATATTCAGGAAGGTACTGCATATCGGAGTTTAAAGTAAGATCTGTATTTTTCCGGCCGCTAATGATTTCAAGCACCAGAACTCCAAAACTATATATGTCAGCCTTTTCAGACAGTTCTCCTTTGATGGCATATTCAGGGGCTGTATAACCTCTGCAAGAAATCAGAAGAGAAAGGtattaatattatcatatatgaCGGCATTGGAGATAGGGGCAAAGGGACAACACTTACAATGTTCCGGCAAATGTAGTGCTCAGATAAGCTTGGTCTTCAGGGAAGAACCTAGCCAGGCCAAAATCACTGATTCTTGGCTGGAATTTAGAATCTAGCAGAATGTTGCTAGCTTTGATATCTCTGTGTACAATTCTGAAGTGTGAATCCTCGTGTAGGTATTGGATTCCTTTAGCAATGCCAAGAATTATTTGGGATCGCGTGCTCCAGTTCAGAAACTGGTCACTCTTTCCTGTGGTTCAGACAGTGATAAGCAtatcaattatcatattaagTTCATACATAATTGTAATTTTGGAAATCTTGAGGTTTCGAGAGAACTCAGTGAAGGTTATATCAGAAGCAGAATCATTCTGCTCAATGGCAGTTCTAAGATATAACAGGGACTTGAGTTGTCGAATATGACAGAGTTTATGCAGGTCATACCATAGACTATGAGATCCAAACTCTTGTTCTTCATGTATTCATATACAAGCAGTCTTTGATCTCCGTCTGAACAGCAACCTACAAGGCGAACCAGGTTCTTGTGTTGTATGCTTGTGATCATCTTCACCTCTGCAAGAAACTCCGACTCTCCTTGCTGGGATTTTTCTGTAGCTAATTTCTTCACAGCAACTGTTCTCCCATCTTCTAGCTTCCCCTGTCAAAGCCGAATTGTTAATGATATTATAACAGACACAGCTGGCTCTACCAAGGGAAATCAATTGTAGCCATTAGTTAGTGAAGAAGCATAGAGCACCAAATAGTTCCCAGAGGAACTTCCACTAGTACAAGAAACAAACAGCTTCAAATTTTCTAAAGAAGTTTTTAGAAGAATACCATATAGACGAGCCCGAATCCACCTCTCCCCAGAAAATTATCCTGGTGAAAGTTCTTAGTTGCCTTCCTCAACGTTTGGAAGCCGAAGTAGATTATGGTATGAAACTGCTCACCTAAATCTGCTGCTGCCATTGGAAAGCATAAGCCCATTAGACTAGAAGTATGCTAGATTTCAGTAGCACTATGAGATAAGAACGCGTCATATGTCTCACCTTGTTGCTTTTCACTTCGAAGTACAAACTTTGTCATCCATCCTGATCTGACCATTTTCCGAATGACCAATATCAGAATCAACAATGTTGCCAGCACGACTGATGCTCCAAGGAAAAAGTACAAAGACGCTGTTTTCTTCTCACACGAGGCTCGTAAATTTTGTGAACTAGTTGCCACAGAGATAGCTGCATCACAAACAAATCTTGATACTCATCAACTTCATTCTAGTTTATAGCTCAAAAACATCATATAATTCATTCATTCTAGCAAGCTGAAGAGAGGTACCTTCATGTATGACACGAGGCATGGCTCCAAACGATCACCAAAATGTGTCGATTGCTTGAGTAGAGAGTGCAAGACAGAAGACTAGCTATGATTTCTCATTCGCGGATATTGTttgttctgatttttttttcttgtttcaCTAAGTTGTGCTTTGAGGTTTCCACCAGAAGAGGGGGCATGGACGGAGAAAGCGAATGCTAACATAAATAAAGATGGAGATTCGGGGAAATCGAAGAAGCTGACAGGAAGATGAGATGCAAGCAGAGATGAAGAGGACAAGAAAGGTGTTTGCTATGCAGCCGGCAATGGAATTAACATTTTTGTCCCCATGCATCAAATATTCTTACGGCTAACAATGTAAAATTTTTATCAGATTAAGTTTGTTTTGTTAAATAAAGTCTTTGGAGAAATTCTGTTTGGCAGTTGGTTATTGGAACATTACCAACGACCAGGTCGATGAAAAACGTTCTAAGCTGAGCACACAGTATTCTTTTTACCCATGATATTAAGTAAAGGGTCCTGGTAACCATCAATGGGGGAGACGTGTTAGGGGGGCATATAATTTTGAACTCGTTCAATCAATATACCGCAATTAGaattataacaaatttttaatatatttgggtGTATTTTAATCGTTGGACTGGAAAAATGATCACATGTCCATCAAAAACACTTGGAAAAGTCTGAGGAAAGAAAACATCATGGTTTTAGCGAGATTAACTTACGCTTGACTTCCTTGAAAGAACTTACACTCCGACTTCAGAGTTTTcagtgatttttattttatttttaatttaacctGCATTTCACTTCTATGCGGTATCTTTATCAACTCCTGATTTTCACTCAAAAAATGGTATTAAAGAATAGAAGTTTAATAGAATCATTTTACAAAAAACGTGTTCAGTTAATGAATTTTATGATCCCATCTAAAGTCCTTCAACCACCTGCATCAAGGTCCACATTCATAATCAGGTCAATATCCAAACCAATAGAAACGCAGAATTCCAAATTTAAAATCGAAATGATTTACTTATTATTTGTTCATTTTACCGGGCATCAAAATATTGTAACGCGTGCCACAAGggaatatttataatttcataCCACAGATTACACAACAATAACCTCGTGACAATTTCGTAATTGTATAGTAGGAAGAGATTGCTTGGTCCTAAATCGAATTACAGTACGGAGAGAATAAAATCAACATTTATTTTACTTGATGTCCATAGCATTTTACAACTTGGGTTCAAAGCAGATAAGCGAAACCGTATCATTCCAAGACGAATATTTTTTAACTGACGAAATTCGAAAGTCTCATAATATAACACAAGTAGGCTTATATGTTCAAGAGACAGCAGAAAAACAGATGCTTCATCCTTCAGGTATTCTTGCTTATCATTTCATTTCTGGCAAACCGGTAAGCATCATAAGCATGGGCCTGGACAGGACCTTTCTATAGGGCCACCTCTGATTAATTATTGTATCTCTCTATATATACAGTGACTGTATCTTGTGCTTGCACTGCTTACAAATCCTCTTTAACTCTACTCTAACTTCTTGCTCTAATAATGATGAGCTCTTGGCACACTCTTCTCTTCTGTTTTCTCACAGCTGCTATTTGTCTCCAAAAAATGAATGCTGATGCTGTTGACGATGCTTCTGCTCAGTTTCACCTCCTGGGACGTCGACCCATTAGAGATCTCAGAATATTACACTCGAGGCAACAAGATGCAGATCACAAGATAAAGGTATGAATATTTAACGCCGCCTCTGTTTTTCTGAGTATCGTTTCCCATTTGATCAGCAAGGTCTAATTGTGCATCACGATGCAGGTTCTTCCAAAAGAGACAGCAAAAGTTACAATCCAACCTGACTCCTTGCGAAATGAGTCTGCAAGTGTTGACGATGAGCGAGAGCTTGTTTACCACATTGATTATCATGGGGTAACAACTCACCCAAATCCAACCCCAAAGCATCCAAGACCATAGGCTATTATATACAGGCCATGCTCTAGGTGGTATATTACTATAGTAGTCCACTCTTACTCTGTCCGCTTTTATATGGGCAGGAAACTCTCTATCAAATAGTGGACAAGATAAGAGCAATTACTACATGTGAAATGGCTTTGATATCATTCAAAAACTGTTACATATATGTCAAATTGTCGATATAGAAACTCTATCAATACAACAGCATCATTACAagtattatgtttgattgtGGATAAGATGTCgatgataatattttaaaccACTCCAGTTTCAGTTCTACTGTTGAACGTGATTGGAGTTGAAATAAAAAGTTGAAACATCAAAATTTCAAGTTACCTGATGCAAAACGTACCTGCCAGGTTTACTGGATGAGTGGTGATCTCTATATGAGCTTACAGGAATTTAACTTGGAAATTTAAGCTATACCTATAATTGCCAACCGTCCTTTTCGGTTTGTGTGGTTATTGCATGTGATCAGCATAATACTATGTCTCCCCTTCCTTGCCTGCAAACAAAGGCACCATACCGACTTGAAAAGTAATTTGATCATGtaagtcaaaattataaattaaggtTAGCCTGTATGAACTGTCAATTACAATGCAGCGAAAGCATCCCATCCCTGTACTGGTTTCTTGCACGCTTGTACTTCTCAAGCAGCATCTTATAGCTATGTTCTACATTCTCAAATATTACTTCACTACTGAATTTAGAGCTAGCATGTGTGAATACAGATTCCGCCTTGTCTATATGCTGACCTACTAGGTAGGAATAGGCCCCAGTCTCTATGAAAGGGCTGTTCCATTTTGATCCTTCAACCATTTCCCCTTCGCTGCTGAGATGCTGTAGCCATCTAATGTCGAGTAAGGGATCTTCGTGATTCTGCACAGCCGCTTCAACCCTACTTATTGCATCTGTAAACCTAGACTCTTTATTGACTGTATCGAGCAAATGCCTGAAAGTAGTTTTGTGATTCACATCAAGCCCACCTTCACTGACTGAAGACGACAAATTTGCACCAACTAAACAAGCCTTTCTATAGGTAGCATTTGTGGCAGCAACTGTCTTGATTACGATATGCATTAGATTTACAGCTAGCACACTCAGATCTAAGGATAATGCATCAGCGGATGTATAGCTGCAGAGGTACTGAGTTTGACCCCAATGATAGAGTGCAACATGAATGAATCCTTCCCACCTACATGCAGAAGTTATGATGAACAAACAGGTTCAGAAATGATATCAAGATGAAATTTTGTACAAAATACTGACAGTGTTACAGTGGAACCACTGAAATTCATTTACAACGCAAAAATAATGACAAGAATAAGCTGGTTCAGATTCTGCACTGATGACTGAacaattaaatcataataaatggTGGAAGCAATGCAGTCCAGTTTCTGGATTCTTTATTTGACAGCATCACTTTTAACAATAACAAGTTCAAGACTTAAGTCGATGAATAGTTAAGAAATCAGTAAACTAAATTTACTTCAACGTCTTTTTACATCCACCATGTGAAACTAAGCTGCAAGTCAATGTCGTCACTTAATTATTCTAAACATGAACATGAGTCACCTTTTCAGTTCTGGACATTATGGGACCAAAACATTACCTGATTATCTGTCTGATTTATCACGTccataataaataaacaaaccAGATAAAGGACACATGCACTGTTTTTATGGTCCTTTGCAAATGCATTGGAGAGATGttagtttataaaaaaaaccttCACTTAATAACAAGAAACTTGAAACACTTTTTCAATTGGAgctcaaattattttttgatattccTTTAGCACATATGTTTGTGAGCATGTTTGTATGCGTATAATAGTCCGTAGATTGATTTATTGAAGACacggaattttaaaaaaaaattatacaatacaTTAGAAATGTTACTGTTCTAAATTAGGTAGATTAAGGAACTCTAAGGGTGTGTATTTCAGATTTAGGTTTATGTAGTTCTAGAACTAATTAAGACTTACTTAATTGAGGAATACAAGTTTGAACTTTGAGCTTCATAAATAAAATTCCAATAGTCATACACGGATATTGAAGTTGTACATGAAATTTCCAGGGATTGTCTCTGTCAGACATGGTCACGCCTAAGTCTGGTATTAATATGTACTTAGGGTTTATTAAGAATTTGGGAATGGTTCAATTTCACTAGTGGTAATTGGTACACAGTTTTTACGGGACATGTGACTTGACAATATAATCATATTTCATATGCACACTTTACATAAAATGCCATCAATTGTCGTtgcatttaataaaaaattataattataacctttttttcatcaaaaaaataaaacaaattataacctTTTGGTTTGAAAGTCCTTCATAAAATCCTATGGAAGATTTTGTGAAAAGGTGAATCTGACTTGATCAGTCTTCAAACCATTATGGTGTTAATTTCCAATTATATATTATGCTCAAACAACGTACATGTTTTGGtacttttatgaaatataagtgCCAATATCTTGACACTACTAGAAATCCAACACTCCCGATGTGAAACAAGAGAAAAGCTTCAAAAGAAAGTTACAAATTTATGTGATCATCCCCAGCATGAAGCTCAATTAGGATATAGTGATGACCACAACCAAAACACCGCCCTTCAACCTCTAAAAGTCCTCTTCATGCACCATTTCACATGCTAGCTTACCCATTGACAAGCACTCCAAACCATAACTGGCTATTTACTTGGAGTTTAATATATTCGCTTCCAATAACTACTTTGAAAATGATATATgacaaaaatcaaaacaatacAATAAGATAGAAATGGCGGATTAACCACAAAATCTCCATGATATCTTTTGGTAACCAGTCTTACAAGGACCACTATGCCTGGGATCTCCCAACCGCGAAAGAGAAGAATAAGAGGAATTTCATATTTAGTGACCAAAGTCTTTTAATTATATCCTATTTATATTGCTGGGCACAAAACTTGAAGAATATAGGCAAAgggaaatttttttgataaggTTTTATTCATATAATACTTATGTTGGTATTACAGCCTTTATATACATAGCCTATAGACTCTTTCTAGAATTTATCATAAATTAGATGCACGGGTAATTATAGAGACTCTTCGTTTCATACATTAAACATGACTCTTGAACTAATTCACCTGGGAGGCTGGGACAAGAAGATTCGGACACTTAATTTATgataattacatattaaatttttaacaataattGGCATAAATGGGTTAATGTGGCGTGCTCATTAGTGATCAAGAGGTTGATTCCCGCAAAACTAAAAAGTAGCAATAAAGGGTAAACAAAAGAATGGAAAGTAATAAGAATAATATACAAACATTTTATCTAACACAAAAATCTATTCTAGCAAAAgtaattcaataaaaatattagaatattttATACACAtgcatataatttcaataaaaattacaaGTAACAATTATTATGACAAATAATGTAAGAGTATATTACATacgatattaaataaattttaaaaaaatagttggaagaataaaaaagaacttcaaaaaaaagttaaaaaaattataaattagaatcatttaaataatatattaaaaccaTAACCGATGATGATGATTATATAACATTAGAGGAACCCATGTATCACGCAAGTTATAAGCTAGTCATAAGAAATTTCTCTTTTATACTATACTTGACCGAACCCTAAAAGTTATCCAACACGTAAAACCAAGATAACGAGGAACAAATCTTTCTGTTACTCTAAAATATTtccaataatttatttatataatctaattgaatttaataaattgcAATCAACTCTAGTCCtaaataatattacatatatagtTAATGCTCCACTAGAAAACTATGTACCAATTTACTAAATAACTAGGGTACCATTTTTCCCATATGGTCTAAAGGAATTTAATGGAAGAACTAAAACATAAACAAGTCAAATTGCCATACGATTTTTGGTAAAGTGTCCAAACACCCTATACTTCAAACTTATC
Coding sequences:
- the LOC108223727 gene encoding uncharacterized protein LOC108223727; amino-acid sequence: MANNTQITSSLPTQTLIKQLASCNKSTRDKALKLLKLYLQSQQQVSHEELKKIWKGLFFCVWHADKSPVQSDLINSLSSLLYKMPLLLSLEYLSVFLITMRREWTRIDGHRLDKFYLLIRRFVNACFVALKRNNWDLGVVRSFVEVLEKRVFFAEDKCLGNGVNYHVASVFLDEFKGFVPVGKEVSWALFGVLFDVMGKCQDKVLIGKIKTNVFEVLVNKGRELLERKKLGKEVDDETLRVGNLALSMGFAEKFFELGSAAECVQVNRKVLFGLHQEFLKLEKDLEVSGVDISVPDVGIEDDEEVPNLIPIDSVENGVKMSSEMEIGASVSKASKKKKKVKKEIDGRSNKKKKNGVSSENEDEDMGIANGFETNMNRSVACGENELDMSSTELIPTSVEMVNGTSASKSSKKKKKIKKDSNGSSKKKGVVSTDEDMIIANGFDSVIETANNENLIDFNESVVSNLRMQFEKVASEVGLDKDGLSSLDSPEVEIAPVSKKRKRARSADGKKKKKPDLTSVEQMDAGAETSEKSAKKVRFSVKNNIVWKPNSPMPPQDLRLPPSATPRGSALKKGLSPGPIREMPPATKKPMLKKRGAKGKRVVRVARMIRKIS
- the LOC108222360 gene encoding putative serine/threonine-protein kinase isoform X3, translated to MPRVIHEAISVATSSQNLRASCEKKTASLYFFLGASVVLATLLILILVIRKMVRSGWMTKFVLRSEKQQDLGEQFHTIIYFGFQTLRKATKNFHQDNFLGRGGFGLVYMGKLEDGRTVAVKKLATEKSQQGESEFLAEVKMITSIQHKNLVRLVGCCSDGDQRLLVYEYMKNKSLDLIVYGKSDQFLNWSTRSQIILGIAKGIQYLHEDSHFRIVHRDIKASNILLDSKFQPRISDFGLARFFPEDQAYLSTTFAGTLGYTAPEYAIKGELSEKADIYSFGVLVLEIISGRKNTDLTLNSDMQYLPEYAWKLFERSKVMDLVEPRLREDGFLEREVLQTIQVAFLCLQPHADLRPPMSEVVAMLTCRVDMTATPLKPTFLSRRRRKQENWDTISDVFPSPQQSDSLSGTRPAN
- the LOC108222360 gene encoding putative serine/threonine-protein kinase isoform X1, which produces MPRVIHEAISVATSSQNLRASCEKKTASLYFFLGASVVLATLLILILVIRKMVRSGWMTKFVLRSEKQQAADLGEQFHTIIYFGFQTLRKATKNFHQDNFLGRGGFGLVYMGKLEDGRTVAVKKLATEKSQQGESEFLAEVKMITSIQHKNLVRLVGCCSDGDQRLLVYEYMKNKSLDLIVYGKSDQFLNWSTRSQIILGIAKGIQYLHEDSHFRIVHRDIKASNILLDSKFQPRISDFGLARFFPEDQAYLSTTFAGTLGYTAPEYAIKGELSEKADIYSFGVLVLEIISGRKNTDLTLNSDMQYLPEYAWKLFERSKVMDLVEPRLREDGFLEREVLQTIQVAFLCLQPHADLRPPMSEVVAMLTCRVDMTATPLKPTFLSRRRRKQENWDTISDVFPSPQQSDSLSGTRPAN
- the LOC108222360 gene encoding cold-responsive protein kinase 1-like isoform X2, with the protein product MPRVIHEAISVATSSQNLRASCEKKTASLYFFLGASVVLATLLILILVIRKMVRSGWMTKFVLRSEKQQADLGEQFHTIIYFGFQTLRKATKNFHQDNFLGRGGFGLVYMGKLEDGRTVAVKKLATEKSQQGESEFLAEVKMITSIQHKNLVRLVGCCSDGDQRLLVYEYMKNKSLDLIVYGKSDQFLNWSTRSQIILGIAKGIQYLHEDSHFRIVHRDIKASNILLDSKFQPRISDFGLARFFPEDQAYLSTTFAGTLGYTAPEYAIKGELSEKADIYSFGVLVLEIISGRKNTDLTLNSDMQYLPEYAWKLFERSKVMDLVEPRLREDGFLEREVLQTIQVAFLCLQPHADLRPPMSEVVAMLTCRVDMTATPLKPTFLSRRRRKQENWDTISDVFPSPQQSDSLSGTRPAN
- the LOC108223948 gene encoding uncharacterized protein LOC108223948, producing the protein MLHPSAAICLQKMNADAVDDASAQFHLLGRRPIRDLRILHSRQQDADHKIKVLPKETAKVTIQPDSLRNESASVDDERELVYHIDYHGVTTHPNPTPKHPRP